A single genomic interval of Lucilia cuprina isolate Lc7/37 chromosome 2, ASM2204524v1, whole genome shotgun sequence harbors:
- the LOC111683075 gene encoding ran GTPase-activating protein — MAANFSFTKLASELSEEGISFADKQLKWDSAKDVEDVVRALDMQKVVHYLKLDGNTLGVEAAAAIGKALEKHPEFRKALWKNMFTSRLKAEIPEALKLLGNGMSIAGAKLTVLDLSDNAIGPHGMVGLEELLRSPVCYSLQELHMNNCGLGIYGGRMLSEAIIDCHRNSTAAGTPLKLKVFIGGRNRLENEGAKAIAKIFSTLKTLEEIAMPQNSIYHEGIAALAEGFKQNTNLKVLNLNDNTVTSKGAAHISEALAHMPHLREINFGDCLLKTNGAYHFAEALEENHRELEVLDLGFNEIGPDGGLVLVTALQNKPNLKRVNLDGNQFGFEGRERIKEGMQCTANPNALEEMEEDQSEGEEDEDDDEVDDEEEEDDDDTVDEEIDEEEDIYDDHHNDTTEEADEEDYGENVAEETAYTTTQAFTTKMLNANESFISNKSVTFDTTATNMDATAESFCLSQKPCSLQMFESLTEVDKLQAFKGIMEQFTDDNYLLLLIFTTLKCGHLAQASSTALDLAMSLFKECIDYAVKTKQERRVLNYLLIQLGLMRSEMKFKTAYNLKSCQYALRETLNKKSLASEHMKNTLKVFLEQVGA, encoded by the exons atgGCTGCCAACTTTAGTTTTACCAAATTAGCCAGTGAATTATCCGAAGAAGGCATTAGTTTTGCCGATAAACAACTTAAATGGGATTCAGCCAAAGATG TTGAGGATGTAGTTAGAGCTTTGGATATGCAAAAAGTAGTACATTATCTTAAATTAGATGGCAATACTTTGGGTGTAGAGGCAGCTGCCGCCATTGGCAAAGCTTTGGAAAAACATCCTGAATTCCGTAAAGCCTTATGGAAAAACATGTTTACCAGCCGTCTTAAAGCAGAAATTCCTGAGGCTTTAAAATTACTTGGCAATGGCATGTCTATAGCAGGAGCTAAACTCACCGTACTCGATTTAAGTGACAATGCCATTGGACCTCATGGCATGGTGGGCTTAGAAGAACTTTTACGTTCTCCCGTCTGCTACAGTCTACAAGAATTACACATGAACAATTGTGGTTTGGGTATCTATGGCGGCCGTATGTTATCCGAAGCTATTATCGATTGTCATCGTAATAGTACTGCTGCGGGTACACCACTTAAACTAAAAGTTTTCATTGGTGGTCGTAATCGTTTAGAAAATGAGGGTGCCAAAGCTAttgctaaaatattttctaccCTTAAGACTTTGGAAGAGATTGCAATGCCACAAAATTCTATTTATCATGAGGGTATTGCTGCTCTGGCGGAGGGTTTTAAACAGAATACAAATTTgaaggttttaaatttgaatGATAATACTGTGACCAGCAAGGGAGCAGCTCATATATCGGAGGCTTTAGCCCATATGCCACA ctTGCGTGAAATAAATTTCGGTGACTGTTTACTTAAGACCAATGGGGCCTATCATTTTGCCGAAGCTTTAGAGGAAAATCATCGTGAATTGGAAGTTTTAGATTTGGGTTTCAATGAAATTGGACCCGATGGTGGTTTAGTTTTAGTGACAGCTTTACAAAATAAACCCAATTTAAAAAGAGTCAATTTAGATGGTAATCAA tttggTTTTGAGGGACGTGAACGTATTAAGGAGGGTATGCAATGTACTGCTAATCCAAATGCTTTAGAAGAAATGGAAGAAGATCAATCGGAGGGTGAAGAAGATGAAGACGATGATGAGGTAGATGACGAAGAGGAAGAGGATGATGATGATACTGTTGATGAGGAAATCGATGAAGAAGAAGATATCTATGATGATCATCATAATGACACCACAGAGGAAGCTGATGAAGAAGATTATGGTGAAAATGTAGCAGAAGAGACAGCTTATACTACCACACAAGCATTTACCACTAAA ATGCTTAATGCCAATGAATCGTTTATATCCAATAAAAGTGTTACTTTTGATACCACCGCCACTAATATGGATGCCACAGCTGAGTCCTTTTGTCTCAGTCAAAAACCTTGTTCTCTACAAATGTTTGAATCTTTAACAGAAGTCGATAAATTGCAAGCTTTCAAAGGCATTATGGAG CAATTCACCGATGACAATTATCTCTTACTGCTCATCTTTACCACATTGAAATGTGGCCATTTAGCTCAAGCTTCTAGCACAGCTTTAGACTTGGCCATGTCTTTGTTTAAGGAATGCATAGATTATGCTGTAAAAACCAAACAAGAACGTCgtgttttaaactatttactCATACAATTGGGTCTTATGCGTTCTGAAATGAAATTCAAAACGGCTTATAATTTGAAATCCTGTCAGTATGCATTAAGAGAAACTTTAAATAAGAAATCGTTGGCTAGTGAACatatgaaaaatactttaaaagtttttctagaACAAGTGGGAGCTTAA
- the LOC111683077 gene encoding heparin sulfate O-sulfotransferase, with the protein FLFYKRFQIAHKPIYINIVRKPLDRLVSYYYFLRYGDNYRPNLVRKKAGNKITFDECVELQQADCDPKNMWLQIPFFCGHAAECWEPGSQWALDRAKENLVNEYFLVGVTEQMEDFVDLLEKSLPRMFQGFTEYYRHSNKSHLRHTTFKILPKEETVATIMQSKVWQMETELYNFALAQFDFNKRKLVQPDKKQIQKFMYEKIKPK; encoded by the exons tttttgttctacaaaag ATTCCAAATTGCCCATAAAcctatatatattaatatagtGCGTAAGCCATTGGATAGACTTGTttcctattattattttttacgttACGGTGATAACTATCGTCCAAATTTAGTACGCAAAAAGGCGGGtaataaaatt ACATTCGATGAATGTGTAGAATTACAACAAGCAGACTGTGATCCCAAAAATATGTGGCTACAAATACCCTTCTTTTGTGGTCATGCCGCAGAATGTTGGGAACCCGGCAGTCAATGGGCATTAGATAGAGCTAAAGAGAATTTAGTTAATGAATACTTTCTAGTGGGTGTTACCGAACAAATGGAAGATTTTGTAGATTTATTGGAAAAATCATTGCCACG CATGTTTCAAGGTTTTACAGAATACTATCGTCATTCTAATAAATCTCATTTAAGacatacaacttttaaaattctacCCAAAGAAGAAACTGTAGCCACTATAATGCAATCAAAAGTATGGCAAATGGAAACAGAATTGTATAATTTTGCTTTGGcacaatttgattttaataaacgTAAACTAGTGCAGCCGGATaagaaacaaatacaaaagtttatgtatgaaaaaattaaaccaaaataa
- the LOC124421302 gene encoding heparin sulfate O-sulfotransferase-like isoform X1, whose product MHNRIGRKMLLTRKHWIFLMGVLCLMVCIGYWFIGSEVKLNALKPLSKYTNNQSPANAGAATASDALSSLDNFDYEEQLVVLYNRVPKTGSTSFVNIAYDLCKKNRFHVLHINITANNHVLSLPNQVSFVRNVTKWHEMKPALYHGHLAYLDFSK is encoded by the exons ATGCACAACAGAATTGGTCGTAAGATGTTGTTGACCAGAAAACACTGGATCTTTCTTATGGGTGTTTTATGTCTTATGGTCTGTATAGGCTATTGGTTTATAGGCTCTGAAGTTAAACTAAATG ctCTTAAACCTTTAAGCAAATACACTAATAATCAATCTCCAGCTAATGCAGGTGCTGCTACAGCCTCCGATGCTCTATCGTCTTTGGACAATTTCGATTATGAGGAACAACTGGTAGTGCTATATAATCGTGTACCCAAAACTGGCTCTacaagttttgtaaatattgcCTATGATTTGTGTAAGAAAAATCGTTTTCATGTTTTGCATATCAATATTACGGCCAATAATCATGTTTTATCTTTGCCTAATCAG GTCTCTTTTGTACGTAATGTCACTAAGTGGCATGAAATGAAACCGGCCCTTTATCATGGTCATTTGGCATATTTGGATTTTTCAAAGTAA
- the LOC124421302 gene encoding heparin sulfate O-sulfotransferase-like isoform X2, with amino-acid sequence MHNRIGRKMLLTRKHWIFLMGVLCLMVCIGYWFIGSEVKLNANAGAATASDALSSLDNFDYEEQLVVLYNRVPKTGSTSFVNIAYDLCKKNRFHVLHINITANNHVLSLPNQVSFVRNVTKWHEMKPALYHGHLAYLDFSK; translated from the exons ATGCACAACAGAATTGGTCGTAAGATGTTGTTGACCAGAAAACACTGGATCTTTCTTATGGGTGTTTTATGTCTTATGGTCTGTATAGGCTATTGGTTTATAGGCTCTGAAGTTAAACTAAATG CTAATGCAGGTGCTGCTACAGCCTCCGATGCTCTATCGTCTTTGGACAATTTCGATTATGAGGAACAACTGGTAGTGCTATATAATCGTGTACCCAAAACTGGCTCTacaagttttgtaaatattgcCTATGATTTGTGTAAGAAAAATCGTTTTCATGTTTTGCATATCAATATTACGGCCAATAATCATGTTTTATCTTTGCCTAATCAG GTCTCTTTTGTACGTAATGTCACTAAGTGGCATGAAATGAAACCGGCCCTTTATCATGGTCATTTGGCATATTTGGATTTTTCAAAGTAA
- the LOC111683079 gene encoding alpha-tocopherol transfer protein-like — translation MSTELVLKLDLGEPSLKAQQKALQELRETPENIRKGLKEFKELLEDLTDLNIPMTDEKWLLKFLRACKFYPESARDLVKRYYNIRKKYSEITNLLTPLKLKPVFEANIVSILPQRDQEGRRIVLSQSAGEHWNHKLIPLDLVYAASTLCTDLIQLEPETQINGVVYIADMKGLGISQALQYTPNRALRTLNYIQNNIPLRVKALHFINAPKIFESIFAGVKIFFNEKFAKRILIHGKNLETLHRYISPECLPECYGGTLKQELNYGPATYELLSPYQEYFENVQKYGFKL, via the exons ATGTCTACggaattagttttaaaattggaTTTAGGAGAACCTAGCCTAAAAGCGCAACAAAAGGCTTTACAGGAACTAAGAGAAACTCCGGAAAATATACGCAAaggtttaaaagaatttaaagaattattagaag aCTTAACCGATTTAAATATACCCATGACAGATGAAAAGtggttgttaaaatttttaagagccTGTAAATTTTATCCAGAAAGTGCCAGAGATTtg GTAAAACGTTATTATAATATACGcaaaaaatattctgaaataaCAAATCTCTTAACACCACTGAAATTGAAACCGGTATTTGAGGCCAATATAGTAAGCATACTACCGCAACGTGATCAGGAAGGTCGACGTATTGTATTATCACAATCGGCTGGTG AACATTGGAATCATAAACTTATACCATTGGATCTAGTCTATGCGGCCAGTACTTTATGCACAGATCTTATACAACTTGAACCGGAAACTCAAATAAATGGTGTTGTCTATATAGCTGATATGAAGGGTTTAGGCATAAGTCAAGCTTTACAATATACACCCAATAGAGCACTGCGTActctaaattatatacaaaataatataccccTTAGAGTTAAGGCACTACATTTTATAAATGCTCCCAAAATCTTTGAATCCATATTTGCTGGAgtcaaaatattctttaatgaaaaatttgccAAACGTATTCTAATACATGGTAAAAATTTGGAGACTTTACATCGTTATATATCACCCGAATGTTTGCCGGAATGTTATGGCGGTACGTTGAAACAAGAATTAAACTATGGTCCCGCAACGTATGAGCTGTTGTCACCTTATcaggaatattttgaaaatgttcaaaaatatgGTTTTAAGTTGTAA
- the LOC111683080 gene encoding alpha-tocopherol transfer protein-like produces MKIPTMITEIEEVPAIMVGDYKLQFELGEPCERTKEVALRELRETPENIQKGTAELKKLLDKNKIKMSSEIKTGELTLKLEVSEPRAETQKKALQELRETPENVQTGLKELKKLLQAESDLNIPKTNDEWLMKYLRVCHFYAESARDLIRRYHSLQLKYYEITNLLIPSKLKAIFDANLVYILPQRDQHGRRIVVSIGGKQWDPKLISIDDIFSASTLCSELLQLEPETQINGIVYIMDMQGLTLGRALHYTPYRTKRLLDYLQINVPVRVKGFHVVNQPKIFQPIYAAAKPFFSTKFAKRIVLHGSNFESLHQYITPECLPDCYGGFLKTDVRYSDETYKLLSQHEKYFETLQLYGFKKS; encoded by the exons ATGA AGATCCCTACCATGATTACCGAAATCGAAGAAGTACCTGCCATTATGGTGGGAGATTACAAACTACAATTTGAATTGGGTGAACCCTGTGAACGTACCAAAGAAGTGGCTTTACGTGAACTACGAGAAACTccagaaaatattcaaaaaggcACAGCGGAACTTAAAAAGTTATTGGATA aaaataaaataaaaatgtcttcTGAAATAAAAACTGGTGAACTTACTTTAAAATTGGAGGTGTCAGAACCTAGAGCGGAAACTCAAAAAAAGGCTTTACAGGAACTTAGAGAAACACCCGAAAATGTACAAACTggattaaaagaattaaaaaaattattacaag ctGAATCGGATTTAAATATACCCAAGACCAATGACGAGTggttaatgaaatatttaagagTTTGTCATTTTTATGCAGAAAGTGCCAGGGATTTG ATACGACGTTACCATAGtctacaattaaaatattatgaaataacaaatttattaataccCAGTAAATTGAAAGCTATATTTGATGCTAATCTGGTCTACATATTACCACAACGTGATCAACATGGTCGTCGTATAGTAGTGTCTATAGGTGGCA aGCAATGGGACCCTAAACTTATCTCCATAGATGATATCTTTAGTGCCAGTACTTTATGCAGTGAACTATTGCAATTGGAACCGGAAACCCAAATAAATGGTATTGTCTATATAATGGATATGCAGGGTTTAACTTTGGGTCGTGCCTTACACTATACCCCCTATAGGACTAAACGTCTTCTGGActatttacaaattaatgtacCTGTTAGAGTCAAAGGCTTTCATGTGGTCAATCAACCGAAAATCTTTCAACCGATTTATGCAGCCGCTAAACcatttttttccacaaaatttgCCAAACGTATCGTTTTGCATGGTTCTAATTTTGAGTCTTTACATCAATATATAACGCCTGAATGTTTACCAGATTGTTATGGCGGCTTTCTAAAGACAGATGTGAGGTATTCTGATGAAACGTATAAGTTGTTGTCGCAACatgagaaatattttgaaactttACAGTTATATGGTTTTAAAAAATCCTGA